A genome region from Psychrobacter jeotgali includes the following:
- the secY gene encoding preprotein translocase subunit SecY, which yields MSSAGIPLNPFAFIRKYDELWTRLLFLIGALIVYRLGSHIPVPGINPVNLADLFSRNENTILSMFNMFSGGALERMSIMALGIMPYISASIIVQMMSAVVPSLEALKKEGEAGRRKLNKYTRQGTLALALVQSLGMCAGLISQNLTLSSGLTFYIPAVTSLVAGAMFLMWLGEQITERGVGNGISMLIFASIVAGMPGMISQSIEQVNQGQMNLIVLFIFIVLGVAVTAGIVYIERAQRRVPVNYAQKQQQGRKIYAQQQSHLPLKINMAGVIPAIFASSLLLFPASLGQWVGHSADPTFTQKILQNMALVLSPGQPLYLVLFGAMIIFFCYFYTALVFSPREVAENLKRSGAYIPGIRPGQQTQRYLDHVLNRLTFIGAIYMTVICLMPMVIQSGFGVPFNLGGTSLLIMVVVVMDFISQIQAHLMTHQYHDQTLIQSPTQP from the coding sequence ATGTCATCGGCTGGTATTCCGCTTAACCCTTTTGCCTTTATACGTAAGTATGATGAGCTCTGGACGCGTTTACTATTTCTAATCGGCGCATTGATTGTTTATCGTTTAGGGTCACATATTCCTGTTCCTGGCATCAATCCAGTCAATTTGGCAGATTTATTCTCGCGTAATGAAAACACTATCTTGAGTATGTTTAACATGTTCTCAGGGGGTGCGCTTGAGAGAATGTCGATAATGGCGCTAGGCATTATGCCCTATATTTCAGCGTCCATTATTGTACAGATGATGTCAGCAGTAGTACCGTCGCTTGAAGCACTCAAAAAAGAGGGTGAAGCAGGGCGACGCAAACTTAACAAGTATACCCGTCAAGGGACACTTGCTTTAGCACTAGTACAATCACTTGGAATGTGTGCCGGTCTGATCAGTCAGAACTTGACATTATCTAGCGGTCTTACCTTTTATATCCCTGCAGTTACTTCATTGGTGGCTGGCGCTATGTTCCTAATGTGGCTCGGTGAGCAAATTACGGAACGTGGCGTGGGCAATGGTATTTCAATGCTGATTTTTGCCAGTATTGTTGCTGGTATGCCAGGTATGATTTCGCAATCTATCGAACAGGTCAATCAAGGGCAGATGAACTTGATTGTACTTTTTATCTTTATCGTATTAGGTGTCGCAGTGACTGCTGGTATCGTTTATATCGAACGTGCCCAGCGCCGAGTCCCTGTTAACTATGCACAAAAGCAACAACAAGGCCGCAAAATATATGCTCAGCAGCAATCACATTTGCCGCTGAAAATAAACATGGCAGGGGTTATTCCTGCTATTTTTGCCAGCTCGTTGTTGCTCTTTCCAGCAAGTTTAGGACAGTGGGTCGGTCATTCGGCAGATCCTACCTTTACCCAAAAGATATTACAGAATATGGCACTAGTGCTGTCTCCGGGACAGCCACTGTATCTGGTTCTGTTCGGTGCGATGATTATTTTCTTCTGCTATTTTTATACCGCATTAGTTTTTAGTCCCCGTGAAGTTGCCGAAAACCTTAAACGTAGTGGCGCTTATATTCCAGGTATCCGCCCCGGACAACAAACTCAGCGTTATCTTGATCATGTATTGAACCGTTTAACCTTCATTGGTGCCATCTATATGACGGTTATCTGTTTAATGCCGATGGTCATCCAGTCAGGATTTGGGGTACCGTTTAACCTCGGTGGTACTTCGTTACTGATTATGGTGGTTGTGGTAATGGACTTCATCTCGCAAATTCAAGCGCATTTGATGACCCATCAATATCATGATCAGACGTTAATTCAGTCGCCCACTCAACCTTAA
- the rpmJ gene encoding 50S ribosomal protein L36: protein MKVQASVKKICGSCKIVRRKGRVHVICTAEPRHKQRQG, encoded by the coding sequence ATGAAAGTTCAAGCATCAGTTAAAAAGATTTGTGGTAGCTGCAAAATTGTACGCCGTAAAGGTCGTGTACATGTTATCTGCACCGCAGAGCCGCGTCACAAACAGCGTCAAGGTTAA
- the rplO gene encoding 50S ribosomal protein L15 gives MGLRLNELSPGVGAKKTAQRRGRGIGSGLGKTGGRGVKGQKSRSGSSIRAGFEGGQMPIYRRLPKFGFTSKMAMTTAEVRLSELNKVEGDVVSVETLKAANIIRHDMKRARIILSGDVAKAYTFKGVKVTKGAKQAIEAAGGSIEE, from the coding sequence ATGGGACTTAGATTAAATGAATTATCACCAGGTGTTGGCGCTAAGAAAACAGCCCAACGTCGTGGTCGTGGTATCGGTTCAGGCCTTGGCAAAACCGGTGGTCGTGGTGTAAAAGGTCAGAAATCACGCTCAGGTTCTAGCATTCGTGCAGGATTCGAAGGTGGTCAAATGCCTATTTACCGTCGTCTACCAAAATTTGGTTTTACCAGTAAAATGGCAATGACAACGGCTGAAGTTCGTCTTTCTGAATTGAACAAAGTCGAAGGTGATGTGGTTAGCGTTGAAACTTTAAAAGCAGCTAACATTATCCGTCATGATATGAAGCGTGCTCGTATTATCTTGTCAGGCGATGTCGCTAAAGCTTATACCTTTAAAGGTGTAAAAGTGACTAAAGGCGCCAAGCAAGCAATCGAAGCTGCTGGTGGTAGCATCGAGGAGTAG
- the rpsC gene encoding 30S ribosomal protein S3, with translation MGQKVHPIGIRLGIVKKHNANWYANPKQYSEYLINDIQVREYLRKKLDNAMVSNITIERPTGAAKITIATARPGIVIGKKGEDIERLQKELTKMMGVPAQVNIEEITSPDLDARLVADGIASQLERRVMFRRAMKRAVQNSMRSGAKGIKVELSGRLGGAEIARTEWYREGRVPLHTFRADIDYASVRAETTYGTIGVKVWIFRGEILDGMNSVYNPVNEEKPRAPKRRGRGNRRNSDRG, from the coding sequence ATGGGTCAAAAAGTACATCCAATCGGAATCCGTCTTGGTATTGTAAAAAAGCATAATGCAAACTGGTATGCTAACCCAAAACAATACTCAGAATACCTAATCAACGATATTCAAGTTCGCGAATATCTACGCAAAAAACTAGATAACGCTATGGTCAGCAACATCACGATCGAGCGTCCTACTGGTGCTGCTAAGATTACTATCGCCACTGCGCGCCCTGGTATCGTTATCGGTAAAAAAGGCGAAGATATTGAAAGACTTCAAAAAGAATTGACCAAAATGATGGGCGTACCTGCTCAGGTTAATATTGAAGAAATCACTTCACCTGACCTAGACGCACGCTTGGTAGCGGACGGTATTGCTAGCCAGCTTGAGCGTCGTGTTATGTTCCGTCGTGCGATGAAACGCGCCGTACAGAACAGCATGCGTTCTGGTGCTAAAGGTATTAAAGTTGAGTTGTCTGGCCGTCTTGGCGGTGCTGAGATTGCTCGTACTGAATGGTACCGTGAAGGTCGTGTGCCATTGCATACTTTCCGCGCTGATATTGACTATGCGTCAGTACGTGCAGAAACTACTTACGGCACCATCGGTGTAAAAGTTTGGATTTTCCGTGGTGAAATCCTTGACGGTATGAACAGTGTTTATAATCCCGTCAACGAAGAGAAGCCTCGTGCGCCAAAACGCCGTGGTCGTGGAAACCGTCGAAACTCAGACAGAGGTTAA
- the rpsK gene encoding 30S ribosomal protein S11 yields the protein MAKDTRSRKKVTRRSVSEGVAHIHASFNNTIVTITDRQGNALAWATSGGQGFRGSRKSTPFAAQVAAEVAGKAAQEYGVKNIDVLVKGPGPGRESAVRALGALGYKVNSISDVTPIPHNGCRAPKKRRV from the coding sequence ATGGCTAAAGACACTCGTAGTCGCAAAAAGGTGACTCGTCGTTCAGTATCGGAGGGCGTAGCCCATATCCATGCGTCTTTTAATAACACCATTGTTACGATTACCGACCGTCAAGGTAATGCATTGGCTTGGGCCACTTCAGGTGGACAAGGCTTCCGTGGTTCACGTAAATCTACACCATTTGCAGCGCAGGTTGCAGCTGAGGTCGCTGGTAAAGCGGCTCAAGAATATGGTGTTAAGAATATCGATGTTTTGGTCAAAGGACCAGGACCGGGTCGTGAGTCTGCGGTAAGAGCACTAGGTGCATTGGGTTATAAAGTAAACAGCATCTCTGATGTAACCCCAATCCCACACAATGGTTGCCGTGCGCCGAAAAAGCGCCGCGTCTAA
- the rpmC gene encoding 50S ribosomal protein L29 yields the protein MKISELRDKSLEELTQLLDEKQLDAFRIRMAKATGQLGNTHEVKANRRTIAQLQTLINEKQRGDS from the coding sequence ATGAAGATCAGTGAATTACGTGATAAATCATTAGAAGAACTGACTCAGTTACTTGATGAAAAGCAACTTGATGCTTTCCGTATTCGTATGGCTAAAGCAACGGGTCAGTTGGGAAATACCCATGAAGTTAAAGCCAATCGTCGTACGATTGCTCAGCTTCAGACTTTGATTAACGAGAAACAACGAGGCGACTCATGA
- the rplX gene encoding 50S ribosomal protein L24, producing the protein MSKLRKGDTVIVIAGKDKGKQGTVQAVKNDRIKVEGINIVTKHQKPNQATGTEGGIVKQEAFLHISNVAIYNAQTQKADRITYQTNDDGKKQRVYRSNGEVVATA; encoded by the coding sequence ATGTCAAAATTACGTAAAGGCGATACAGTTATCGTGATTGCTGGGAAAGATAAAGGCAAACAAGGTACTGTACAAGCTGTAAAAAATGATCGTATTAAGGTGGAAGGCATTAACATCGTCACCAAACATCAGAAGCCAAATCAGGCGACTGGTACTGAAGGCGGTATTGTTAAGCAAGAAGCTTTTTTGCATATTTCAAATGTCGCAATTTATAATGCGCAAACCCAAAAAGCAGACCGTATTACTTACCAAACGAATGACGACGGCAAAAAACAGCGCGTTTACCGTTCAAATGGTGAAGTAGTGGCGACTGCGTAA
- the rplR gene encoding 50S ribosomal protein L18, producing MFDKKAARLRRAKKTRAHIRHLGVHRLTVNRTPKHIYAQIISPSGGEVIAQASTLDNSLRSGATGNADAATSVGQMIAERAKAAGISKVAFDRSGFKYHGRVKALAEAARENGLEF from the coding sequence ATGTTTGATAAAAAAGCAGCTCGTCTGCGTCGAGCTAAGAAAACCCGCGCGCATATCCGTCATTTAGGTGTTCATCGTTTAACGGTTAATCGTACGCCAAAGCATATCTATGCCCAGATTATCTCTCCTAGCGGTGGTGAAGTGATCGCTCAGGCATCTACCTTAGACAACAGCCTGCGCTCAGGTGCGACTGGTAACGCTGATGCAGCGACTTCGGTAGGCCAAATGATCGCAGAACGTGCAAAAGCAGCTGGTATCAGCAAAGTTGCCTTTGACCGTAGTGGTTTTAAATATCATGGTCGAGTAAAAGCTTTAGCTGAAGCTGCTCGCGAAAATGGATTGGAGTTTTAA
- the rplV gene encoding 50S ribosomal protein L22, with product MEVTAKLRGAAISAQKVRLVADEVRGKSIERALDILTYSNKKGAVFVKKCLNSAIANAEHNHGLDIDDLKVATIYVDEGITLKRILPRAKGRADRISKRTCHITIKVGE from the coding sequence ATGGAAGTAACTGCAAAATTACGCGGTGCCGCCATATCGGCACAGAAAGTTAGACTCGTCGCTGATGAGGTTCGTGGCAAATCTATTGAGCGTGCTTTGGATATCCTAACGTATAGCAATAAAAAAGGCGCTGTATTTGTTAAGAAATGCCTTAACTCAGCCATCGCCAATGCCGAACATAATCACGGCTTAGATATTGACGACCTTAAAGTCGCTACTATTTATGTTGATGAAGGCATTACGCTAAAACGTATCCTACCACGTGCGAAAGGTCGCGCTGACCGTATCAGTAAGCGTACCTGTCATATCACTATAAAGGTAGGAGAATAA
- the rplP gene encoding 50S ribosomal protein L16: protein MLQPKRTKFRKMHKGRNTGLAHRGSTIAFGQIGLKSLTRGRMTARQIEAARRTITRKIKRGGKIWIRVFPDKPITNKPLEVRMGKGKGPVEYWVCEVKPGKVLYEIEGVSEELAREALTLAAAKLPFKTTIVKRTIM, encoded by the coding sequence ATGTTACAGCCAAAACGTACCAAGTTTCGTAAAATGCATAAAGGTCGTAACACTGGGCTAGCTCATCGTGGAAGCACCATTGCATTCGGACAAATTGGTCTAAAATCATTGACTCGTGGTCGTATGACTGCCCGTCAAATTGAAGCGGCACGTCGTACCATCACCCGTAAAATTAAGCGTGGTGGTAAAATTTGGATTCGTGTATTCCCAGATAAACCTATTACTAATAAACCTCTAGAAGTACGTATGGGTAAAGGTAAAGGTCCTGTTGAATATTGGGTATGCGAAGTCAAACCCGGTAAAGTGCTATATGAAATCGAAGGGGTTTCAGAAGAGCTTGCTCGCGAAGCCTTAACGCTTGCTGCAGCCAAACTGCCCTTTAAAACTACCATTGTTAAGCGGACGATAATGTAA
- the rpsE gene encoding 30S ribosomal protein S5 produces the protein MAKNEQTDGLVERLVTVDRVAKVVKGGRIFSFTALTVVGDGNGRVGFGRGKAREVPAAIQKALEAAKRNMITVELNDATLHHPIVARHGASKVYMQPASEGTGVIAGGAMRAVLEVAGVKDVLTKCHGSTNTANVVRATFNGLRDMSTPEKMAAKRGKSVDEILG, from the coding sequence ATGGCGAAAAATGAACAGACAGACGGTTTAGTAGAACGCTTGGTTACTGTTGATCGCGTTGCAAAAGTGGTCAAAGGTGGTCGTATTTTCTCTTTTACAGCTCTGACAGTAGTTGGCGACGGTAATGGTCGTGTTGGTTTCGGTCGCGGTAAAGCCCGTGAAGTACCAGCCGCTATTCAAAAAGCGCTAGAAGCTGCTAAACGTAATATGATTACGGTTGAGCTTAATGATGCTACTTTGCATCATCCTATTGTAGCACGTCATGGTGCTAGTAAAGTCTATATGCAGCCTGCATCTGAAGGTACTGGCGTAATCGCTGGTGGCGCAATGCGTGCGGTATTAGAAGTTGCTGGTGTCAAAGATGTTTTAACTAAATGTCATGGTTCTACCAACACGGCTAACGTTGTACGCGCAACATTCAACGGTTTACGTGATATGTCAACTCCAGAAAAGATGGCAGCCAAACGTGGTAAATCTGTAGACGAAATTTTGGGCTAA
- the rpsM gene encoding 30S ribosomal protein S13, whose translation MARIAGVNIPDNKHAVISLTYIFGVGRTTAQKILEAVGIEPTTKISQLDDTQLDAIRAQIANYSTEGDLRREVSMNIKRLVDLGSYRGIRHRRNLPVRGQNTKNNARTRKGPRRAIKR comes from the coding sequence ATGGCTCGTATTGCCGGTGTTAACATTCCGGATAATAAGCATGCTGTTATTTCACTAACTTACATCTTTGGTGTAGGTCGCACCACTGCTCAGAAAATCTTAGAAGCAGTTGGCATCGAACCTACTACTAAAATCAGTCAGTTAGATGATACACAGTTAGATGCTATCCGTGCACAGATTGCAAACTACTCGACTGAAGGTGATCTTCGTCGTGAAGTGTCAATGAATATTAAGCGTTTGGTCGATTTGGGCAGTTACCGTGGCATTCGCCATCGTCGTAACTTACCTGTACGTGGCCAAAACACTAAAAACAATGCGCGTACTCGTAAGGGTCCACGTAGAGCAATCAAAAGATAA
- the rplE gene encoding 50S ribosomal protein L5, producing MARLKSLYNDELKQQIKQELGLDNVMQVPKITKITLNMGVGGASQDKKLLEGAVADMTAISGQKPVVTKARKSVAGFKIREEWPIGCKVTLRGEQMYEFLDRLIAIAIPRIRDFRGFSPKAFDGRGNYSLGIKEQIVFPEVDFDKIDRLRGMDVTITTSAGNDEEGRALLKAFGFPFK from the coding sequence ATGGCAAGATTAAAATCTTTATATAACGATGAACTAAAGCAGCAAATCAAACAAGAGCTTGGTTTAGATAATGTGATGCAAGTGCCTAAAATCACTAAAATCACACTTAATATGGGTGTAGGTGGCGCATCTCAAGATAAGAAATTACTTGAAGGTGCAGTAGCAGACATGACCGCAATTTCTGGTCAAAAACCTGTAGTAACTAAAGCTCGTAAATCCGTTGCTGGTTTCAAAATTCGTGAAGAATGGCCAATTGGCTGTAAAGTAACGCTGCGCGGTGAGCAAATGTACGAATTTTTAGATCGTCTCATTGCCATTGCGATTCCTCGTATTCGTGACTTCCGTGGTTTTTCACCTAAAGCCTTTGACGGACGTGGTAACTACTCACTGGGTATTAAAGAGCAAATCGTATTTCCAGAAGTAGACTTTGACAAGATAGATCGTCTCCGCGGTATGGATGTGACTATCACCACGTCAGCTGGTAATGATGAAGAAGGTCGTGCGTTACTCAAAGCATTCGGCTTCCCATTTAAATAA
- the rplF gene encoding 50S ribosomal protein L6, translating into MSRVAKAPVTLPSGVSVTLNDRQVEVKGKNGNMSLHLHELVELKQEDDTIVLSPTADSKEAMMHTGTMRALLNNYVTGVNEGFEKRLQLIGVGYRAQVAGNKVTLNVGYSHPVEYTLPEGVTAETPTQTEIVLKSNDKQQLGQAAANIRDFRRPEPYKGKGIRYSDEYVIRKEAKKK; encoded by the coding sequence ATGTCTCGTGTGGCTAAAGCCCCAGTAACGTTGCCTAGCGGCGTAAGCGTTACTTTGAACGATCGGCAGGTAGAAGTTAAAGGCAAGAACGGTAATATGTCTTTACACCTGCATGAATTGGTCGAGCTGAAACAAGAAGATGATACTATCGTTCTCTCACCTACAGCTGATTCAAAAGAAGCCATGATGCACACTGGCACCATGCGTGCTCTGCTTAACAATTATGTTACAGGCGTTAATGAAGGCTTTGAAAAACGTCTTCAATTAATCGGTGTTGGTTATCGTGCGCAAGTAGCGGGTAATAAAGTAACTTTGAACGTTGGTTACTCACACCCAGTAGAATATACGCTACCTGAAGGCGTTACGGCTGAAACTCCAACTCAAACTGAAATCGTTTTAAAGTCAAACGATAAACAGCAGTTGGGTCAAGCAGCGGCTAATATTCGTGACTTCCGTCGACCAGAGCCTTATAAAGGTAAAGGTATTCGTTATAGTGACGAATACGTGATTCGCAAAGAAGCTAAGAAAAAATAA
- the rplN gene encoding 50S ribosomal protein L14 codes for MIQVESMLEVADNSGARRVQCIKVLGGSHRRYASVGDIIKVTVKEAIPRGRVKKGDVMNAVVVRTKKGVRRPDGSVLRFDDNAAVLLNQNKAPIATRIFGPVTRELRGDQFMKIVSLAPEVL; via the coding sequence ATGATTCAGGTCGAGTCAATGCTGGAAGTTGCAGACAATAGCGGTGCAAGGCGAGTTCAGTGCATTAAAGTACTGGGTGGTTCTCATCGTCGTTATGCATCAGTTGGCGACATTATTAAAGTAACGGTTAAAGAAGCCATTCCTCGTGGTCGTGTTAAAAAAGGCGACGTGATGAATGCAGTAGTTGTACGTACCAAGAAAGGCGTTCGTCGCCCTGATGGTTCAGTCCTGCGTTTTGACGACAATGCTGCGGTATTGTTGAACCAAAATAAAGCACCGATTGCAACTCGTATTTTTGGACCGGTAACTCGTGAACTACGTGGTGATCAGTTTATGAAAATTGTATCACTAGCACCAGAAGTATTGTGA
- the rpsD gene encoding 30S ribosomal protein S4 — protein sequence MARYIGPKLKLSRREGTDLGLKSGVKPYDVKTKKAARPPGQHGVSRNKSSEYSLQLREKQKVKRIYGVLERQFANYYKEAARKRGATGENLLAMLESRLDNVVYRMGFGSTRAEARQLVSHRAVMVKRAGRDDYVRVNIPSIQLNDGDVIAIQEKAREQLRIKNAIELATQRGIPEWLDVDHSKLQGTFKQAPDRIDLPAEINESLIVELYSK from the coding sequence ATGGCCCGTTATATTGGACCAAAATTAAAATTATCACGTCGTGAAGGCACTGACTTAGGTCTTAAGTCTGGTGTAAAACCTTATGACGTAAAAACTAAGAAAGCAGCTCGTCCACCAGGTCAACATGGTGTGAGCCGTAATAAGAGCTCAGAATATTCTTTACAGCTACGCGAGAAGCAGAAAGTTAAGCGTATCTATGGTGTGCTTGAGCGTCAATTTGCCAACTACTATAAAGAAGCCGCTCGTAAGCGTGGTGCTACTGGTGAGAACTTACTAGCTATGCTAGAAAGCCGTTTAGATAACGTTGTATATCGTATGGGCTTTGGTTCAACTCGTGCTGAAGCACGTCAGCTAGTTAGCCACCGTGCGGTTATGGTAAAAAGAGCTGGCCGTGATGACTATGTTCGTGTAAACATTCCTTCAATTCAGTTGAATGATGGTGATGTCATTGCTATCCAAGAGAAAGCTCGCGAGCAATTGCGTATTAAAAACGCTATTGAATTGGCTACCCAACGTGGTATTCCAGAATGGCTAGATGTTGATCACAGCAAACTGCAAGGTACTTTTAAACAAGCGCCTGATCGTATTGATCTACCTGCTGAAATCAACGAAAGCTTAATTGTTGAGCTATACTCTAAGTAA
- the rpsQ gene encoding 30S ribosomal protein S17: MSDNNQATTNASVLTGRVVSNKMDKSITVLIERLVRHPLYGKQLRRSTKIKAHDENNVCQQGDLVRIKETRPISKTKSWTLVDVVEKVEKI, encoded by the coding sequence ATGAGCGATAACAATCAAGCAACTACCAATGCTAGCGTCTTAACAGGACGTGTTGTCAGCAACAAGATGGATAAATCCATCACGGTTTTGATTGAGCGTCTGGTTCGTCATCCTTTGTATGGCAAGCAGCTTCGTCGTTCTACTAAAATCAAAGCCCATGATGAGAACAACGTTTGCCAACAGGGCGACCTTGTCCGCATCAAAGAAACGCGTCCAATCTCAAAAACTAAGTCTTGGACTTTAGTTGATGTGGTTGAAAAAGTAGAAAAAATCTAA
- the rpsH gene encoding 30S ribosomal protein S8 gives MSMQDTVGDMLTRIRNAQMANKVSVAMPSSKLRKSIADLLVSEGYVASAVVTEEANNKATLSIELKYFEGKPVIETIQRFSRPGLRQHRGKDNIPTVKQGMGVAIVSTSQGIMSDRAARAAGIGGEIVAFVA, from the coding sequence ATGAGTATGCAAGATACCGTTGGGGATATGCTAACCCGTATTCGTAACGCACAAATGGCTAATAAAGTATCCGTAGCTATGCCAAGCTCGAAGCTACGTAAATCAATCGCTGATCTATTAGTTAGCGAAGGTTATGTGGCGAGCGCTGTTGTTACTGAAGAAGCTAACAATAAAGCGACACTATCTATTGAATTAAAATACTTCGAAGGCAAACCTGTCATCGAAACTATCCAACGCTTTAGCCGTCCTGGCCTACGTCAGCATCGCGGCAAAGATAATATCCCTACTGTTAAGCAAGGTATGGGTGTAGCTATCGTATCTACCAGTCAAGGCATCATGAGTGATCGTGCTGCTCGCGCTGCTGGTATCGGTGGTGAAATCGTTGCATTCGTTGCTTAA
- a CDS encoding DNA-directed RNA polymerase subunit alpha, whose product MMLNATEFLTPNAINVDTVNETIAKVTLEPLERGFGHTLGNALRRILLSSLPGAAVIEAEIDGVDHEYSTLEGLQEDVLDLLLNLKGLAITLHDQNEVFLTLDKQGPGTITAADISLPHNVDIINPDLVLGTLSDRGHLKMRLRVVMGRGYEPANQRREDGDTKAIGRLKLDASFSPVLRVAYQVENARVEQRTDLDRLIVELETNGTIDPEEAIRKAATILQQQISIFVDLEAEEAPEPVKEKEEVDPVLLRPVDDLELTVRSANCLKAENIYYIGDLVQRSETELLKTPNLGKKSLTEIKDVLASKDLELGMRLDNWPPADLRVDDRFSYRTR is encoded by the coding sequence ATGATGCTAAATGCAACTGAGTTTCTAACGCCGAACGCCATTAACGTGGATACGGTTAATGAAACGATTGCGAAAGTCACGCTCGAACCGTTAGAACGCGGCTTTGGACATACCTTAGGGAATGCCCTGCGTCGTATTTTATTATCTTCATTACCTGGTGCTGCAGTTATCGAAGCTGAGATTGATGGTGTTGACCATGAATACTCAACGCTTGAAGGCTTGCAGGAAGACGTACTTGACTTACTCTTAAATCTTAAGGGTTTGGCAATTACACTTCATGATCAAAATGAAGTATTTTTGACCTTGGATAAACAAGGTCCAGGCACTATTACTGCTGCAGATATCTCATTGCCGCATAATGTCGATATTATCAATCCAGATTTGGTATTGGGGACATTAAGCGACCGTGGTCATCTTAAGATGCGTCTGCGCGTAGTAATGGGTCGTGGATATGAGCCAGCAAACCAACGCCGTGAAGATGGTGACACTAAAGCGATTGGCCGCTTAAAGCTTGATGCAAGCTTTAGCCCAGTGCTACGTGTTGCTTATCAGGTTGAGAACGCTCGCGTAGAGCAGCGTACCGACCTTGATCGTCTCATCGTTGAGCTTGAAACTAATGGCACAATTGATCCAGAAGAAGCAATTCGTAAAGCAGCCACTATTTTGCAACAACAGATTTCTATCTTTGTTGACCTAGAAGCTGAAGAAGCGCCTGAGCCTGTGAAAGAAAAAGAAGAGGTTGATCCAGTGCTATTACGCCCTGTCGATGACCTTGAACTAACGGTTCGCTCAGCCAACTGCTTAAAAGCTGAAAACATTTACTATATCGGTGATTTGGTCCAACGTTCAGAAACTGAACTACTTAAAACCCCAAATCTTGGTAAGAAATCATTAACCGAAATCAAAGACGTGTTAGCGTCTAAAGATTTAGAGCTCGGTATGCGCCTAGATAACTGGCCACCTGCTGATCTACGTGTTGATGATCGCTTTTCTTATCGTACCCGTTAA
- the rpsN gene encoding 30S ribosomal protein S14, translating into MAKKSMINRELKREKMVAKYAEKRLKLKETISDMNASDEERMDAMLELQALPRNSSPVRLRNRCGLTGRPHGYYRKFGLSRNMLRERVMQGDVPGVRKASW; encoded by the coding sequence ATGGCAAAGAAGAGCATGATTAACCGCGAATTAAAGCGCGAAAAAATGGTAGCTAAGTACGCTGAGAAGCGTCTTAAGCTAAAAGAAACTATCAGTGATATGAATGCCTCTGACGAAGAGCGTATGGATGCGATGTTAGAGCTACAAGCTCTACCACGTAACTCATCGCCAGTACGTCTACGCAATCGCTGTGGTCTCACTGGTCGTCCTCATGGTTACTACCGTAAGTTTGGCTTATCACGCAATATGCTGCGTGAGCGAGTCATGCAAGGTGATGTACCTGGTGTTCGTAAAGCAAGCTGGTAA
- the rpmD gene encoding 50S ribosomal protein L30 — MKKMKVTQIKSGAHRLKSHKASLKGLGLRRINHTVEVEDTPSTRGMVNRVNYMVKVEEA, encoded by the coding sequence ATGAAAAAAATGAAAGTCACTCAAATAAAATCCGGTGCCCATCGCCTTAAGAGCCACAAAGCGAGCTTGAAAGGATTGGGTTTACGCCGAATTAATCATACTGTTGAAGTAGAAGATACTCCTTCTACTCGTGGTATGGTAAATCGCGTCAACTACATGGTAAAAGTGGAGGAAGCGTAA